One Campylobacter lari DNA segment encodes these proteins:
- a CDS encoding rhodanese-like domain-containing protein, whose protein sequence is MPSGFIFAEANGEIGSIEGVKSISLAQAQEMLDQNNTYFFDVNSEQDRQANGYIPNSISTYVENWQNLLPNDKNANLVFYGLNRFRFEASQAAAVAIELGYKNSVVMLDGIESWVTSGRKVEKIDTVKWEKAKEIIEFKDTIHSRFKFSNTPSCRDCHAQKGKGIRVDIAASKNLINQKCATCHEKASNALAKSAHGVQEFLPAQDTQKKKEKPSCATCHSVHITPKHSGIYSQKQLVDQKCAQCHKQKSTTFHMTFHGKGMVLSTPGETPSVATCSDCHGKHNILKSSERNSTLSPINRVQTCKSCHPNANENFVNWMAHADHSDGEKYPGLHGAYIFMTILVISVFVFFGAHTILWCLRLITMRIKYPKEWKEARKAAHEDKVRVRRFSTFHRIQHFFMAASFLGLAFSGLPQKFYDSAWAKPMIDLMGGDIINAATIHHISAIVMFAVFFSHIGEIIIVNWKRRDVARDPITGKISFMKVLKATFGPDSLMPNWQDFKDMKDHFKWFFGFGPRPQFDRWTYWEKFDYLAVFWGMFIIGISGLILWFPAFFGKFLPGEAINLATLLHSDEALLATGFIFAIHFFNTHFRADRFPMDMVIFSGSISEEEIKQERSVWYKRLKESGKLSTLYENKSNFKAYQWLAKLAGFAMLITGLVFLFLMLYTFFNTIL, encoded by the coding sequence ATGCCATCAGGATTTATTTTTGCTGAGGCTAATGGAGAAATAGGCTCAATAGAAGGTGTAAAAAGTATTAGCTTAGCGCAAGCTCAAGAAATGCTAGATCAAAACAATACTTATTTTTTTGATGTCAATTCAGAGCAAGATAGACAAGCTAATGGATATATACCTAATTCCATATCAACCTATGTGGAAAATTGGCAAAATTTACTACCTAATGATAAAAATGCAAATTTAGTATTTTATGGTTTAAATCGTTTTAGATTTGAAGCTTCTCAAGCTGCCGCAGTTGCTATAGAACTTGGCTATAAGAACTCTGTTGTAATGCTTGATGGCATTGAATCATGGGTAACTTCAGGTAGAAAAGTTGAAAAAATAGATACAGTTAAATGGGAAAAAGCTAAAGAAATTATCGAGTTTAAAGATACTATTCACTCAAGATTTAAATTTAGCAATACCCCATCTTGTCGTGATTGTCATGCTCAAAAAGGTAAAGGCATTAGAGTTGATATTGCAGCAAGTAAAAACTTAATCAATCAAAAATGCGCAACTTGCCATGAAAAAGCAAGTAATGCTTTAGCAAAGAGTGCTCATGGGGTGCAAGAGTTCTTACCTGCTCAAGATACACAAAAGAAAAAAGAAAAACCATCTTGTGCGACTTGTCACTCTGTTCATATCACTCCAAAACATTCAGGAATTTATTCACAAAAACAATTAGTCGATCAAAAGTGCGCACAATGCCATAAACAAAAAAGCACAACTTTTCATATGACTTTCCATGGTAAAGGTATGGTATTAAGCACACCAGGTGAAACTCCAAGTGTTGCTACTTGTTCTGATTGTCATGGTAAACACAATATATTAAAATCAAGCGAAAGAAACTCAACCCTCTCGCCAATAAACCGTGTTCAAACTTGTAAATCATGTCATCCAAATGCAAATGAAAATTTCGTAAATTGGATGGCGCATGCTGATCATAGCGATGGTGAAAAATATCCTGGGTTACATGGTGCTTATATATTCATGACTATTTTGGTGATTTCTGTATTTGTTTTCTTTGGAGCCCATACTATACTTTGGTGCTTGCGTTTAATTACTATGCGTATAAAATATCCTAAAGAATGGAAAGAAGCAAGAAAAGCAGCGCATGAAGATAAAGTAAGAGTAAGAAGATTTAGTACTTTCCATAGAATTCAACATTTCTTTATGGCAGCTAGCTTTTTGGGTCTTGCTTTCTCAGGCTTACCACAAAAATTCTATGATTCAGCGTGGGCTAAACCTATGATTGATTTAATGGGTGGAGATATCATTAATGCAGCAACCATACATCATATTTCAGCTATAGTAATGTTTGCAGTATTTTTCTCTCACATTGGAGAAATCATCATTGTAAATTGGAAACGCCGTGATGTAGCAAGAGATCCAATCACTGGTAAAATAAGCTTTATGAAAGTTTTAAAAGCTACTTTTGGTCCTGATTCTTTAATGCCAAATTGGCAAGATTTTAAAGATATGAAAGATCATTTTAAATGGTTTTTTGGTTTTGGACCAAGACCGCAATTTGACCGCTGGACTTATTGGGAAAAATTTGATTATTTAGCAGTATTTTGGGGTATGTTTATCATTGGTATTTCAGGGCTTATTTTATGGTTTCCTGCTTTCTTTGGTAAATTTTTACCAGGTGAAGCAATCAACTTAGCAACCCTACTTCACTCTGATGAAGCTTTACTTGCTACAGGATTTATTTTTGCAATTCACTTCTTTAATACACATTTTAGAGCAGATCGCTTCCCTATGGATATGGTGATTTTCTCAGGAAGTATTAGTGAAGAAGAGATTAAACAAGAAAGAAGCGTATGGTATAAACGCTTAAAAGAAAGTGGAAAATTAAGCACGTTATATGAAAATAAAAGTAACTTCAAAGCATATCAATGGCTAGCTAAACTTGCAGGTTTTGCAATGCTAATCACTGGTTTGGTATTTTTATTTTTAATGCTTTATACTTTCTTTAACACTATCTTATAA
- the ftnA gene encoding non-heme ferritin, with translation MLSKEVVALLNEQINKEMYAANLYLSMSSWCYEHSFDGAGAFLFEHAREESDHARKLITYLNETDSKVELKEVKKPDSEFKSLLDVFEKTFEHEQSITASINNLVDFMLSSKDYSTFNFLQWYVSEQHEEEALFRGIVDKIKLISDNGNGLYMVDQYIKNLINK, from the coding sequence ATGCTTTCAAAAGAAGTAGTGGCTTTATTAAATGAACAAATCAATAAAGAAATGTATGCGGCAAATTTGTATTTGAGTATGAGTTCATGGTGCTATGAGCATAGCTTTGATGGCGCTGGAGCGTTTTTGTTTGAGCATGCAAGAGAAGAAAGTGATCATGCAAGAAAACTCATCACTTATTTAAATGAAACTGATTCTAAAGTAGAATTAAAAGAAGTTAAAAAACCTGATAGTGAATTTAAATCATTGCTTGATGTGTTTGAAAAAACTTTTGAGCATGAGCAAAGCATTACTGCTTCTATTAACAATCTTGTAGATTTTATGCTTTCAAGTAAAGATTATTCTACTTTTAATTTCTTGCAATGGTATGTAAGCGAACAACACGAAGAAGAAGCGCTTTTTAGAGGTATAGTAGATAAAATCAAACTCATAAGCGATAATGGCAATGGCTTATACATGGTAGATCAATACATCAAAAACTTAATCAATAAATAA
- a CDS encoding multiheme c-type cytochrome produces the protein MKHKLAKVATYACLALGISLSSQAFASSEPRTLDGYVAQEDAFFDYLYKHHPIFKYEKEGRLVGKFTHSDRTENWVLNQNGAKFAAEHDLKQASITYRLPYESFLDFPNKFVGPKKCGECHPAQYASWERSRHAKTVRFPHEMEEVGGADGLKKPMYNSQATILPDGIYPNDVYALIGTPRTKYGFIDRWLVRGTYHVEDGNLSDLSGKLTAGGNQFSRLWSEFLTPEMAQKIAAFAPGFPTKMEDFGGNGSQVWGTNSYAATYKEKAVFQPATAYCETCHTFKFDFKSKEEFYKALGNPKELQKHTISKGITCEECHGAGAHLYGARGAGMPSNCERCHQRFSYNETDAKINPRKPFNAYFKSSCPACGTEGAQMYSSAHYDKGMRCNTCHDPHEVTFNDWKSGYTKTKLKKTCKDCHETQASFFKKGGIHAKDNCTACHMPNMMSCENFGAVQNPDKGGFDNVRASHIWNIKVDKTAKTLNPPEGKERSPKVGGWTIARDDEGRFFLDLMWSCGRTSFSDINLMGPGASGCHSPVQSTLPEKLHFSNQEMIYDKVMEWQNPVKEGYEKIRKGIANIDKTFAEKTKLSVEQKSKVLSLTNQAQAIADRLEKDGSWGVHGPAYSKKIIEEALIYIQEAQNILNGK, from the coding sequence ATGAAACACAAATTAGCTAAGGTTGCTACCTATGCCTGTTTAGCTTTAGGCATAAGTTTGAGTTCGCAAGCTTTTGCTTCTTCAGAGCCTAGAACCCTTGATGGATATGTAGCTCAAGAAGATGCATTTTTTGACTATCTTTACAAACACCACCCTATTTTTAAATATGAAAAAGAAGGGCGTTTGGTGGGTAAATTTACCCATAGTGATAGAACTGAAAACTGGGTTTTAAATCAAAATGGAGCTAAATTTGCTGCTGAGCATGATTTAAAACAAGCTTCTATTACTTATCGTTTGCCTTATGAGTCTTTTTTGGATTTTCCAAACAAATTTGTAGGTCCAAAAAAATGCGGTGAGTGTCACCCTGCACAATATGCCTCTTGGGAGCGTTCTCGTCATGCAAAAACCGTGCGTTTTCCGCATGAAATGGAAGAAGTTGGTGGAGCTGATGGTTTGAAAAAACCTATGTATAATTCTCAAGCTACTATTTTACCTGATGGAATTTATCCAAATGATGTTTATGCTCTCATTGGAACACCAAGAACAAAATATGGTTTTATAGATAGATGGCTTGTGCGTGGAACCTACCATGTTGAAGATGGAAATTTGAGTGATTTAAGTGGTAAATTAACCGCTGGAGGTAATCAATTCTCAAGACTTTGGAGTGAGTTTTTAACCCCTGAAATGGCACAAAAAATAGCTGCATTTGCACCTGGTTTTCCTACTAAAATGGAAGATTTTGGAGGAAATGGCTCTCAAGTATGGGGAACAAACTCTTATGCTGCAACCTATAAAGAAAAAGCTGTTTTCCAACCTGCTACTGCATATTGTGAAACCTGTCATACTTTTAAATTTGACTTTAAAAGTAAGGAAGAATTTTATAAAGCACTGGGCAATCCAAAAGAACTTCAAAAACATACCATCTCAAAAGGTATTACTTGCGAGGAATGCCATGGGGCTGGAGCACATCTTTATGGAGCAAGAGGTGCGGGTATGCCATCAAATTGTGAAAGATGTCATCAAAGATTTTCATATAATGAAACCGATGCTAAAATCAATCCTAGAAAACCTTTCAACGCATATTTTAAATCAAGTTGTCCTGCGTGTGGAACAGAAGGTGCTCAAATGTATTCTTCAGCACACTATGATAAGGGTATGAGATGTAATACTTGTCATGATCCACATGAAGTAACTTTTAATGATTGGAAAAGCGGTTATACTAAAACAAAACTTAAAAAAACTTGTAAAGACTGTCATGAAACTCAAGCAAGCTTTTTCAAAAAAGGCGGAATTCATGCAAAAGATAATTGTACAGCTTGTCACATGCCAAATATGATGAGTTGTGAAAACTTTGGAGCGGTTCAAAACCCTGATAAAGGCGGGTTTGATAATGTTAGAGCTTCACATATTTGGAATATCAAAGTAGATAAAACAGCAAAAACACTTAACCCACCAGAAGGCAAAGAAAGATCACCTAAAGTTGGTGGTTGGACTATAGCTAGAGATGATGAAGGTAGATTTTTCCTTGATTTAATGTGGAGTTGTGGTAGAACTAGTTTTAGTGATATTAATCTAATGGGCCCTGGCGCAAGTGGTTGTCATAGTCCTGTGCAATCAACCTTACCTGAAAAACTTCACTTTAGCAATCAAGAAATGATTTATGATAAGGTAATGGAGTGGCAAAACCCTGTTAAAGAAGGCTATGAGAAAATTAGAAAAGGCATAGCAAATATTGATAAAACTTTTGCTGAAAAAACCAAACTTTCAGTAGAGCAAAAATCAAAAGTACTAAGCCTAACAAATCAAGCTCAAGCCATAGCTGATAGACTAGAAAAAGATGGTTCTTGGGGTGTTCATGGACCTGCTTATTCTAAGAAAATCATAGAAGAAGCTTTAATTTATATCCAAGAAGCACAAAATATCCTAAATGGTAAATAA
- a CDS encoding sensor histidine kinase, with the protein MFYFFNESYINTTVKNTYEQKLKTLNDVLQFQLLDTLNSNNIKQFAQNTRADFIIKQNNDIFSSLKDYSYFLNHFKSNFTHDFYKQKEIYFKAYTYKNYQYIIIVYPKIHSLVQNFWIKNIIIFSFFLLVLVVFYFVVFNFFKNYFQELLLFVKSIKSNTNFILKYNFVYELKNLNLRLLKIKKLLIKQELKNKKQAKKIQTKNTQLSNVISAISHELKNPISVIDLSLQSLKETNDENMKLFLLEKIHKQSVKINQLTHKLNFVFNLNFDSLNLEKFDLYALSKNLLESFRDDRLKIQGQTSFIKADKFLIEQVMINLIDNALKYSKKEVLIIVENQNFTIIDQGVGIEEKHLKFITKKFYKANSTQNNSFGLGLFLVKKILSLHKSSLKIQSSPQKGSVFSFNINL; encoded by the coding sequence TTGTTTTATTTTTTCAATGAAAGCTATATCAATACTACGGTAAAAAATACTTATGAGCAAAAACTAAAAACACTCAATGATGTTTTACAATTTCAGTTATTAGATACACTAAATTCCAATAACATCAAGCAATTTGCTCAAAATACCAGAGCGGATTTTATCATTAAACAAAATAATGATATTTTTTCATCATTAAAAGATTATTCTTATTTTCTAAATCATTTTAAGTCTAATTTTACTCATGATTTTTATAAGCAAAAAGAAATTTATTTTAAAGCTTATACTTATAAAAACTATCAATACATCATCATTGTATATCCTAAAATACACTCTTTGGTGCAAAATTTTTGGATTAAAAATATTATTATTTTTTCTTTCTTTTTACTTGTACTTGTTGTGTTTTATTTTGTTGTATTTAATTTTTTCAAAAATTATTTTCAAGAATTATTATTGTTTGTTAAAAGTATCAAATCAAACACTAATTTTATTTTAAAATATAATTTTGTTTATGAATTAAAAAATTTAAATTTACGCTTATTGAAAATTAAAAAATTACTCATCAAGCAAGAATTAAAAAACAAAAAACAAGCAAAGAAAATTCAAACCAAAAACACCCAACTAAGTAATGTAATCAGCGCTATATCACATGAGCTTAAAAACCCTATAAGCGTTATAGATTTAAGCTTGCAATCTTTAAAAGAAACCAATGATGAAAATATGAAATTATTTTTACTTGAAAAAATTCACAAACAAAGCGTAAAAATCAACCAACTAACACACAAACTCAATTTTGTTTTTAATCTTAATTTTGATTCTTTAAATTTAGAAAAATTCGACCTATATGCTTTAAGTAAAAATTTGTTAGAAAGTTTTAGAGATGATAGGTTGAAAATTCAAGGCCAAACAAGCTTTATCAAAGCGGATAAATTTCTCATAGAACAAGTCATGATTAATCTAATAGATAATGCCTTAAAATACAGCAAAAAGGAAGTGTTAATCATTGTAGAAAATCAAAATTTTACTATCATAGATCAAGGTGTAGGCATAGAAGAAAAACATCTTAAATTTATAACAAAAAAATTCTACAAAGCAAACTCAACACAAAATAACTCTTTTGGATTAGGATTGTTTTTAGTTAAAAAAATACTTTCTTTACACAAAAGTTCTTTAAAAATTCAATCTAGCCCACAAAAAGGTAGTGTTTTTTCTTTTAATATTAATTTATAA
- a CDS encoding SoxW family protein — protein sequence MFKTILTLSFLSIFFIACSNEEKLDSNLISSGTQFSKENLQKANDLDKKSYEEIAHLFKDNANIKSDDKNILIIFSANHCLYCDKLKEEIKNDKKIQELIKEKYSSYYINISYKKIHTFYKNHKSDLSTAELSSIYDIVATPTIVILNKNSQTLLNYPGFISAKRLSATMEFLNQKENQNLDEATIAQKLIHFYKENNI from the coding sequence ATGTTTAAAACAATACTCACACTTAGTTTTTTAAGTATTTTTTTTATAGCTTGTTCTAATGAAGAAAAACTTGATTCTAATTTAATCTCAAGTGGCACACAATTTTCTAAAGAAAATTTGCAAAAAGCAAATGATTTAGATAAAAAATCTTATGAAGAAATAGCTCATTTATTTAAAGATAATGCAAATATAAAAAGTGATGATAAAAACATTTTAATCATTTTCAGCGCAAATCATTGCCTTTATTGTGATAAATTAAAAGAAGAAATTAAGAATGATAAAAAAATACAAGAACTTATAAAAGAAAAATACAGCTCATATTATATAAATATAAGCTATAAAAAAATTCATACATTTTATAAAAATCACAAAAGCGACTTAAGTACAGCCGAACTTTCTAGTATTTATGATATAGTAGCCACCCCTACTATTGTAATTTTAAACAAAAACAGCCAAACTTTGCTAAATTATCCTGGTTTTATTAGCGCAAAAAGATTAAGCGCTACAATGGAGTTTTTAAACCAAAAAGAAAATCAAAATTTAGACGAAGCAACCATAGCACAAAAACTTATACATTTTTATAAAGAAAATAATATTTAA
- the ccsA gene encoding cytochrome c biogenesis protein has product MQYFFSFAMSFLLMSIYAIACAVATFIENDFGISAAKALIYNNAWFDMLHLLLGLNLIGVIFYNKLFQKKKYSILLLHLSFIVILIGAGLTRYFGLEGGMHIRENQSSSTIVTREEFIKITDFDTNASFEFPISFTPLTQKHFEKTIDLNGEKLIISSIKYIPQKDSITPASLKLNITYQKANTQITLNPNFTNKQAVHFNLQGKDFTINWGPREIKLPFALHLKDFILERYLGSMSPSSYTSKIQIIDEQNNIKLDYDIFMNNVLDYGGYRFFQSSYDQDEQGTILSVNKDPGKIPTYIGYTLLILGFLWVLFDENSRFHRLSIYLKKGQSFVLFILLFANLQTPLFAQENKNEILNLISNLQKNSYEHSLNFARLLAQDHNGRIKPLDTLAMEFVYKITQKEKFLNLHYDQIFLAMMIYPKEFRKIKMIATKTGKLRELIGTDINEKYIAFDDVFDNGIYKLSNYVEEANRKKPSLRTSFDKDLLALDEKINHAYYIYSGQALTIFPDINEQSLKWYSPVQILPFAKEDVERLQMLLVSYFLQVRNGIENNQWQDANEILQSLKDFQNHYGSNVLPPKERLDLEMLLNHYNIFDNLTFVYISFALVFFFLSFYTILKNISLSAFVYRFFYIILSICVIIHALALIIRWYVGGHAPWSNAYESMIYIAFACAISAVIFFRKSLLALCGASFLAGISLFVAHLGFMDPQIGNLVPVLKSYWLNIHVSIITASYGFLALCFIIGILSLILFTLRGKNKNIDLNITKLHCVNEMSMIIGLAMLTIGNFLGGVWANESWGRYWGWDPKETWALISIVVYTMVLHLRFIFKTYFIFVFASASVLAFYSILMTYFGVNFYLSGLHSYANGDAFPIPTFVYVLIVLNFVLIVSAGRKRDLNTPSF; this is encoded by the coding sequence ATGCAGTATTTTTTTTCTTTTGCAATGAGTTTTTTACTAATGAGTATATATGCTATAGCTTGTGCTGTAGCAACTTTCATAGAAAATGATTTTGGTATTAGCGCGGCTAAAGCTTTAATTTATAATAATGCTTGGTTTGATATGTTGCATTTATTACTAGGTTTAAATTTAATCGGAGTGATATTTTATAATAAGCTTTTTCAAAAGAAAAAATACTCTATCTTGCTTTTACACTTATCTTTTATAGTGATTTTAATCGGTGCTGGACTTACTAGATATTTTGGCTTAGAAGGTGGAATGCATATAAGAGAAAATCAAAGCTCTAGCACCATAGTTACTAGAGAAGAATTTATAAAAATTACTGATTTTGATACTAATGCTAGTTTTGAATTTCCTATTAGCTTTACCCCGCTAACTCAAAAGCATTTTGAAAAAACTATAGACTTAAATGGCGAAAAATTAATCATAAGTTCTATCAAATATATTCCACAAAAAGATTCTATCACACCTGCTAGCTTAAAATTAAATATTACTTATCAAAAAGCAAATACGCAAATAACCTTAAATCCAAATTTTACAAACAAACAAGCAGTGCATTTTAACCTACAAGGAAAAGATTTTACTATCAATTGGGGGCCAAGAGAAATTAAGCTTCCTTTTGCATTACACTTAAAAGATTTTATACTAGAGCGTTATTTAGGCTCTATGAGTCCATCTTCTTATACTTCAAAAATTCAAATCATAGATGAGCAAAATAATATTAAATTAGATTATGATATTTTTATGAATAATGTTCTTGATTATGGTGGATATAGATTTTTTCAAAGTTCTTATGATCAAGATGAGCAAGGCACTATACTCTCAGTCAATAAAGATCCTGGTAAAATCCCTACTTATATAGGCTATACTTTATTGATTTTGGGATTTTTATGGGTTTTATTTGATGAAAACTCAAGATTTCATCGTTTAAGCATTTATTTAAAAAAAGGTCAAAGTTTTGTATTGTTTATTTTGCTTTTTGCAAATTTACAAACTCCACTTTTTGCACAAGAAAATAAAAATGAAATTTTAAATTTAATCTCAAATTTGCAAAAAAATTCCTATGAACATTCTTTAAATTTTGCAAGATTACTTGCGCAAGATCATAATGGTAGAATCAAACCTTTAGATACTTTGGCAATGGAGTTTGTTTATAAAATCACTCAAAAAGAAAAATTTTTAAATCTTCACTATGATCAAATTTTTCTAGCAATGATGATTTATCCTAAAGAATTTAGAAAAATCAAAATGATAGCTACAAAAACAGGCAAGCTAAGAGAATTAATAGGCACAGATATAAATGAAAAATACATAGCATTTGATGATGTGTTTGATAATGGGATATATAAGCTTAGCAATTATGTTGAGGAAGCTAATCGCAAAAAGCCCTCACTAAGAACTAGCTTTGATAAAGATTTGCTAGCTTTAGATGAAAAAATAAATCATGCATATTATATTTATAGTGGTCAAGCTTTAACTATTTTTCCTGATATTAATGAGCAAAGTTTAAAATGGTACTCACCGGTACAAATTTTACCTTTTGCAAAAGAAGATGTAGAACGTTTGCAAATGCTTTTAGTTAGCTATTTTTTACAAGTTCGCAATGGTATTGAAAATAATCAATGGCAAGATGCAAATGAAATTTTACAATCTTTAAAAGACTTTCAAAATCATTATGGAAGCAATGTTTTACCGCCAAAAGAAAGATTAGATCTTGAAATGTTGCTTAATCATTATAATATCTTTGATAATCTAACTTTTGTTTATATTAGCTTTGCATTAGTATTTTTCTTCTTAAGTTTTTATACTATATTAAAAAATATTTCTTTATCTGCCTTTGTATATAGATTTTTTTACATCATTTTAAGCATATGTGTAATCATACATGCACTAGCTTTAATCATTCGTTGGTATGTAGGTGGGCACGCTCCTTGGAGTAATGCTTATGAAAGTATGATTTACATAGCTTTTGCTTGTGCGATAAGTGCTGTGATATTTTTTAGAAAATCACTCTTAGCCTTATGTGGTGCGAGCTTTTTAGCAGGTATTTCACTTTTTGTAGCTCATCTTGGCTTTATGGATCCTCAAATTGGGAATTTAGTACCTGTTTTAAAATCATATTGGCTTAATATTCATGTTTCAATTATAACAGCAAGCTATGGATTTTTAGCGCTTTGTTTTATTATAGGGATTTTAAGTTTGATTCTTTTTACCTTAAGAGGTAAAAATAAAAACATAGATTTAAACATCACTAAACTACACTGCGTTAATGAAATGTCTATGATAATAGGACTTGCAATGCTCACGATAGGAAATTTTTTAGGTGGAGTTTGGGCCAATGAAAGCTGGGGAAGATATTGGGGTTGGGATCCAAAAGAAACTTGGGCTTTGATTTCTATTGTAGTTTATACCATGGTATTACACTTAAGATTTATTTTCAAAACTTATTTTATTTTTGTTTTTGCAAGTGCTAGCGTTTTAGCCTTTTATAGTATATTAATGACTTATTTTGGAGTAAATTTTTACCTTTCTGGGCTTCATTCTTATGCAAATGGCGATGCTTTTCCTATACCAACTTTTGTATATGTTTTGATTGTACTTAATTTTGTTTTAATTGTAAGTGCAGGAAGAAAACGGGATTTAAATACGCCTAGTTTTTAA
- a CDS encoding S24 family peptidase, producing MQMNEITDKLKFILQKEGIKNAKDSDVAKMLNINPDTFYSMKFRNSIPYKQILHFLNERNININAFFYEDSLESNTPALDLNYNVLKYYDVNASMGGGALNDNVSFSEVIIDEKLSDFFGSKDCDIIPCIGDSMEPEIKDDSLCLIDKSKSFKEGGVFAVNTRDGLFIKQIFKSNKGGVYLHSFNLSYADVHYQNGDFLIVGKVVGTISRI from the coding sequence ATGCAAATGAACGAAATTACTGATAAACTTAAATTTATACTCCAAAAAGAAGGCATAAAAAACGCCAAAGATTCTGATGTAGCTAAAATGCTAAATATTAATCCTGATACCTTTTATAGTATGAAATTTAGAAATTCCATACCTTATAAACAAATACTTCATTTTTTAAATGAAAGAAATATCAATATTAATGCATTTTTTTATGAAGATTCTCTTGAGAGCAATACTCCAGCACTTGATTTAAACTATAATGTTTTAAAATATTATGATGTTAATGCTTCTATGGGAGGTGGAGCTTTAAATGATAATGTGAGTTTTTCAGAAGTGATTATAGATGAAAAACTAAGTGATTTTTTTGGCTCTAAAGATTGTGATATCATCCCATGTATAGGCGATAGCATGGAACCTGAAATCAAAGATGATTCTTTGTGCTTAATAGATAAAAGTAAAAGCTTTAAAGAAGGCGGGGTTTTTGCGGTAAATACTCGAGATGGTTTGTTTATCAAACAAATTTTTAAAAGTAATAAAGGTGGAGTTTATCTACACTCTTTTAATCTAAGTTATGCAGATGTTCATTATCAAAATGGTGATTTTTTAATCGTGGGTAAGGTAGTGGGAACTATAAGTAGAATTTAA
- the lpxD gene encoding UDP-3-O-(3-hydroxymyristoyl)glucosamine N-acyltransferase, with product MKISEIAKFLGIEYCGDDIEITALNSLNNASFTELSYCDGEKNSKKIASSGAGAILVSKEFENLVSKDCIKLVVDNPHLSFALLSKLFAKPLISSEKKNSKIAKSAKIMPNVYIGENVQIADHVVIMAGAYIGDNVSIGEYTIIHPNVVIYNDTKIGKKCHLLANCVIGSDGFGYAHTKNGEHYKIYHNGNVILEDFVEVGACTTIDRAVFESTIIKQGTKIDNLVQVGHNCEVGENCLIVAQSGISGSSILGKNVTMGGQSATSGHLEIGDFATIAARGGVTKNLEGARVYGGFPIMLQKDWLKFQAKIITAFRDKHE from the coding sequence ATGAAAATTAGTGAAATTGCTAAATTTTTAGGCATAGAATATTGTGGAGATGATATAGAAATTACAGCTTTAAATTCATTAAATAATGCAAGTTTTACTGAACTTAGTTATTGTGATGGAGAAAAAAACTCTAAAAAAATTGCAAGTAGTGGAGCTGGGGCTATATTAGTCTCCAAAGAATTTGAAAATTTAGTTTCAAAAGATTGCATTAAGCTAGTCGTTGATAATCCACATTTATCTTTTGCGCTTTTAAGTAAGCTTTTTGCCAAACCTTTAATCTCTAGTGAAAAGAAAAATTCTAAAATTGCCAAAAGTGCCAAGATTATGCCAAATGTTTATATAGGCGAAAATGTCCAAATAGCTGATCATGTGGTGATAATGGCAGGTGCTTATATAGGCGATAATGTAAGTATAGGTGAATATACTATAATCCATCCAAATGTTGTGATTTATAATGATACTAAAATAGGTAAAAAATGTCATTTACTGGCAAATTGTGTTATAGGTAGTGATGGTTTTGGTTATGCGCATACAAAAAATGGCGAGCATTATAAGATTTATCATAATGGAAATGTTATTTTAGAAGATTTTGTGGAAGTTGGAGCTTGTACGACTATCGATAGAGCGGTTTTTGAAAGTACTATCATAAAGCAAGGCACAAAGATTGATAATCTTGTTCAAGTAGGGCATAATTGTGAAGTAGGGGAGAATTGTCTTATAGTGGCTCAAAGTGGAATTTCAGGCTCAAGTATTTTAGGTAAAAATGTCACTATGGGTGGACAAAGTGCTACAAGTGGGCATTTAGAAATAGGAGATTTTGCTACCATAGCCGCAAGAGGTGGGGTCACTAAAAATTTAGAAGGTGCTAGGGTTTATGGTGGTTTTCCTATTATGCTTCAAAAAGATTGGTTGAAATTTCAAGCAAAAATTATCACAGCTTTTAGGGATAAACATGAGTAA